A single region of the Silene latifolia isolate original U9 population chromosome 8, ASM4854445v1, whole genome shotgun sequence genome encodes:
- the LOC141594771 gene encoding uncharacterized protein LOC141594771, translated as MVELKVDQEFSELVKFKDELGQLIKGEKKKVAKMVRREWRPVAKKAEGGAPVQSTTISGDQAPVKRLVRMNMQDVREEGYSESNFGAHSYKEVVTKTGSVLKQQGESGSAETKIKPSNFNKVVNNFNSGWSIFTNTRYHKGGRIWVLWQRAKFKIQFIEYAAQFIHMKVDSLLSRESFYLTYIYAFNGLHERLPLRNKLRSFANHIRGPWVMGVDFNCVLARSERCGGNTSQTGIGDFKSCVNDCGMIDIQAVGSLYTWNNKQSPEDRTYISLDRFMINKEWVDLYPDFYAHFMPEGHFDHTPCIVGSSKHIKSPRSFKYFNMWGQEELRVNSTDLSKVAEEFQGAQKLREMVAARDSFLSQKAKCIWINEGDANTAFFHGSIKSKRLRNRVVMIEDKQGKTCKAHSLSLLLPVTADEVKKAIFIIHDIKAPGPDGYTSKFYKDAWNVVGNDVTRAVQDFFNYRRILKQINSTNMTLIRKCERPQNVTQLRPVACFNVIYKAISKILCSRLGSILPDIVDQNQGAFIKGRSILENILICQDLIRLYNRPTISPRCMFKIDLQKAYDTFEWKFINQLLDALNFPLQFKELVMQCVSTASFSLSLNGENFGFFQGKRGLRQGDPLYPLLFTLCMDYLTRIINYVARKRGFKFHPLFKELKLTNLMFADDVLMFCKGDASSMLLILKAFNTFSKTSGLKVSPSKSNAYFNGVYDTLKNDILSVSGFKERSIPFKYLGMPIQTTRHRRKDCDVLIEMICKRIHGMGANKMSYAGRLVLIKAVLTTFHSYWTSIFIIPKGVIKKIEAICRNFLWDGSVEYKRVPLVAWTTICRPKEEGGLDIQDQVLWNKAMVGKLVNWVAKKKDSLWVKWVHQVYIMDKTWLDYSTTNESKLDMAEDMQNKRGYG; from the exons ATGGTTGAACTTAAGGTCGATCAGGAATTCTCTGAACTGGTTAAATTCAAAGATGAATTAGGTCAACTGATTAAG GGAGAGAAGAAAAAAGTGGCAAAGATGGTTAGAAGGGAGTGGAGACCAGTTGCTAAAAAGGCAGAGGGGGGTGCACCTGTACAAAGCACAACTATCTCTG GGGACCAGGCTCCTGTCAAGAGACTAGTCAGGATGAACATGCAAGATGTCAGGGAAGAAGGATATAGTGAGTCAAATTTTGGTGCTCATTCTTATAAGGAGGTAGTGACCAAGACTGGCTCAGTTTTAAAGCAGCAAGGAGAAAGTGGTAGTGCAG AAACCAAGATAAAGCCTAGCAATTTCAATAAAGTAGTTAATAATTTTAATTCTGGTTGGAGCATTTTCACTAATACTAGGTATCACAAGGGAGGAAGGATTTGGGTGTTGTGGCAGCGTGCTAAGTTTAAGATCCAGTTCATTGAGTATGCTGCTCAATTCATACACATGAAGGTGGATTCTTTGCTTAGCAGGGAGAGTTTTTACCTTACTTATATCTATGCTTTCAATGGGCTCCATGAGAGACTTCCACTAAGGAACAAGCTTAGGAGTTTTGCTAACCATATAAGAGGGCCTTGGGTAATGGGAGTTGATTTCAATTGTGTGTTAGCACGTAGTGAAAGATGTGGGGGAAATACAAGCCAAACTGGGATTGGTGATTTCAAGAGCTGTGTAAATGATTGTGGCATGATAGATATTCAGGCTGTTGGGTCTTTGTACACGTGGAATAACAAACAGAGCCCTGAAGATAGAACATACATCAGTCTGGACAGATTTATGATCAATAAGGAATGGGTTGATTTATATCCTGACTTCTATGCTCATTTTATGCCAGAAGGCCATTTTGACCATACTCCCTGTATTGTTGGAAGTAGTAAACATATTAAATCTCCTAGGAGCTTTaagtacttcaatatgtggggacAG GAGGAACTGAGAGTGAATTCCACTGATCTAAGCAAGGTGGCAGAAGAATTTCAGGGTGCTCAGAAGTTAAGAGAAATGGTTGCTGCTAGGGACTCTTTTTTATCTCAAAAAGCAAAATGTATATGGATAAATGAGGGTGATGCTAATACTGCTTTTTTCCATGGATCAATTAAGAGCAAAAGGTTGAGAAACAGGGTGGTCATGATTGAGGACAAACAGGGGAAGACCTGCA AGGCTCATTCTTTATCTCTTCTTCTCCCTGTCACTGCAGATGAGGTAAAGAAGGCTATTTTTATTATACATGACATCAAGGCCCCTGGGCCAGATGGGTATACTAGCAAGTTCTACAAAGATGCTTGGAATGTGGTCGGGAATGATGTTACTAGGGCTGTCCAGGATTTTTTCAACTACAGAAGAATTCTTAAGCAAATCAATTCCACAAATATGACCCTTATTCGCAAGTGTGAAAGACCTCAGAATGTCACACAATTGAGGCCTGTTGCTTGCTTTAATGTGATCTACAAGGCCATTTCAAAGATTTTATGCTCAAGACTTGGGAGCATTCTACCTGACATTGTTGATCAAAATCAAGGAGCTTTCATAAAGGGAAGGAGTATCCTAGAAAATATTCTCATCTGTCAAGACTTGATAAGACTCTATAATAGGCCTACCATATCTCCTAGATGTATGTTTAAGATTGACCTACAGAAAGCCTATGATACATTTGAGTGGAAGTTTATCAATCAGCTTCTGGATGCTTTGAATTTTCCTCTACAATTCAAAGAGTTGGTCATGCAATGTGTCTCCACAGCCTCATTTTCTCTCTCACTTAATGGAGAGAACTTTGGTTTTTTCCAGGGGAAGAGGGGGTTAAGACAAGGGGACCCCCTATACCCTTTACTTTTCACCTTATGCATGGACTATCTAACCAGAATCATAAATTATGTTGCAAGGAAAAGAGGTTTTAAATTTCACCCTCTTTTCAAGGAATTAAAGCTTACTAAtcttatgtttgcagatgatgtCCTCATGTTCTGTAAAGGCGATGCCTCCTCCATGCTGCTTATTTTAAAGGCATTCAATACCTTCTCAAAAACTTCAGGGCTAAAAGTAAGCCCTTCTAAGTCTAATGCATACTTCAATGGGGTCTATGATACTCTCAAGAATGACATCCTAAGTGTGTCTGGTTTTAAGGAGAGATCCATTCCCTTCAAATATCTTGGGATGCCCATTCAAACTACAAGGCATAGGAGGAAGGACTGTGATGTGTTGATAGAAATGATTTGCAAGAGAATACATGGTATGGGTGCCAATAAGATGTCTTATGCTGGGAGACTGGTTCTCATAAAAGCTGTCCTAACAACCTTTCACTCATACTGGACATCTATTTTTATCATCCCAAAAGGAGTTATCAAAAAAATTGAGGCTATATGCAGAAATTTTCTATGGGATGGAAGTGTGGAGTACAAGAGAGTTCCTTTGGTAGCTTGGACTACTATATGCAGACCTAAAGAGGAAGGAGGGCTGGACATTCAAGATCAGGTACTATGGAATAAGGCCATGGTTGGTAAATTGGTGAATTGGGTTGCAAAAAAGAAGGATAGCTTGTGGGTCAAATGGGTTCATCAGGTTTACATAATGGATAAAACCTGGTTGGATTATTCTACTACCAATGAATCAAAGTTGGACATGGCGGAAGATATGCAAAACAAGAGAGGATATGGCTGA
- the LOC141594165 gene encoding uncharacterized protein LOC141594165 has product MRCTKHIYDISSTIGVCASCLRHRLFSLIHLQFDPTFQFPPNCNNSNPKPNPNLRFPRSISQAKKPQNSAGDKLGLVSKLFRSKSLSSAKSAVVIRRSKGMSPENDWEEIERVESSPARWTTRPSPGRVRPSPARSASSMAFCLSPLVRSSPARRRSGGGGCEKLGVSGEIRVPAKGKCKGNNDFGGIPHLYAAASFCGNRSRKLADFGRFNVNY; this is encoded by the coding sequence ATGAGGTGTACGAAACATATATACGATATCAGCAGCACGATCGGCGTATGCGCTTCTTGTTTACGTCATCGCCTCTTTTCTCTCATTCATCTACAATTCGATCCCACATTTCAATTTCCCCCAAATTGCAATAACTCTAACcctaaacctaaccctaattTGAGATTCCCACGATCAATTTCGCAAGCTAAAAAGCCGCAAAATTCGGCTGGTGACAAATTGGGGTTAGTTTCCAAACTATTCCGATCAAAATCATTATCATCGGCGAAGTCGGCGGTGGTGATTCGCCGGAGTAAGGGAATGTCGCCGGAAAACGACTGGGAGGAGATAGAAAGAGTGGAATCGTCGCCGGCCAGGTGGACGACTCGGCCGAGTCCAGGTCGAGTTAGACCGAGCCCGGCACGGTCGGCGTCGAGTATGGCGTTTTGTTTGAGTCCGCTTGTTCGTAGTAGCCCTGCACGGCGgcggagtggtggtggtggttgcgaGAAATTGGGGGTTTCCGGCGAAATTAGGGTTCCGGCGAAAGGTAAATGTAAGGGTAACAATGATTTTGGCGGGATTCCGCATTTGTATGCTGCGGCGTCGTTTTGTGGTAATAGATCGAGGAAACTTGCTGATTTTGGAAGGTTTaatgttaattattga